From a single Xyrauchen texanus isolate HMW12.3.18 unplaced genomic scaffold, RBS_HiC_50CHRs HiC_scaffold_567, whole genome shotgun sequence genomic region:
- the LOC127642363 gene encoding myosin regulatory light chain 2B, cardiac muscle isoform-like produces the protein MAPKKAKKKEAASSNVFSMFEQSQIQEFKEAFTIMDQNRDGFIDKNDLRDTFAALGRLNVGNDELDEMLKEASGPINFTVFLTMFGEKLKGTDPEETILNAFKIFDPEGTGILKGEEIKYHLMSQADKFSEAEVNQMFTNFPLDVAGNLDYKNLCYVITHGEDKEQE, from the exons ATG gcaccaaagaAGGCCAAGAAGAAGGAAGCAGCCAGCTCCAATGTGTTTAGCATGTTTGAGCAGTCACAGATTCAGGAGTTTAAAGAG GCTTTTACCATCATGGACCAGAACAGAGATGGCTTTATTGACAAAAATGACCTAAGGGACACATTTGCTGCTCTGG GCCGTCTAAACGTGGGCAACGATGAGCTTGATGAGATGCTGAAGGAAGCCtctggccccattaacttcacCGTCTTCCTCACTATGTTTGGAGAGAAGCTCAAAG GTACAGACCCCGAGGAGACAATTCTCAATGCCTTTAAGATCTTTGACCCAGAGGGTACAGGAATCCTTAAAGGAGAAGA GATCAAATATCACCTCATGTCCCAGGCAGACAAATTTTCTGAGGCTGAG GTTAACCAGATGTTCACAAACTTCCCTTTGGATGTGGCTGGTAACCTGGACTACAAAAACCTGTGCTACGTCATCACCCATGGAGAGGATAAGGAACAGGagtaa